A region of the Candidatus Cloacimonadota bacterium genome:
GATAGATGTTTAGTTCTCAAAGCAGGAGCAATGAGTTACTTTTCTCAAAGCAGGAGCAATGAGTTACTTTTCTCAAAGCAGGAGCTATGAGTTACTTTTCTCAAAGCAGGAGCAATGAGTTACTTTTCTCAAATCCAATACATTCTGTCTTATAAATAAAACACTAAACTGATTTTATTAGATTCCAATTTCTTTGATCTATACTCATATCTTCTTTTAAAATATGTAAATACAATAACTGATCTTCTCCTTTTATTTTTTGGCACGAAAATCGCAATTAGAAAAATCAAGTTTTCGAGAACATTCAATGCGTTGAATTAAAGATCAAAAAACAGGATAATTATATCCAAAAAAGGAGAAAAAGATGAAAAAATCAATGATGTTAGTTTGTTTAGTAGTTTTGGTAAGTTTGTTATTATCTGATTGGGATCCGGGTGACGGACACAAAATGCATTATCCGCAACTACCGGATCCAAATGGTTGGGATGTTGAACTTTTATGCGATTATATTTCTTTAGCCGATGATTGGCAATGCAGCGAAACTGGTCCTGTTGATGACATTCATCTCTGGATTTCATGGGAACAGGATGATGTTCAAACAATAAGTTTTGTCAGTTTAGCTATCTATTCAGATATGCCAGCACCAGGTCAATTTGGCTATAGCCAACCTGATGAATATCTTTGGGGTGAAAATTTCTTTGTAGGTGATTTCACTGTTAGAGGACCTTATTTTGGCGATCAAGGTTGGTTTGATCCGGTAGAAAATCAAGCGGTAAGACCAGATCATCAGCAATATTTTCAAATCAATATTGAAAATATTTCAAATCCATTCACACAAATTGAAGGAAACATTTACTGGTTGAATATCTGTATTAATCCTATCGGTGTCGGATGGAAATCATCTTTAGATACATGGAATGATACAGCCGTATATTGGGATAATACTTATTCCAGATGGATGCAATTAACGACACCGGAACCTTATAACGAATATCTCGATCTGGCTTTTGTTATTGGAGGAGAACCTCCCACTCCAGTTGAGCTATCCTCTTTCACTGCTTTCTATCATGACGGAACTCCAACCCTGAACTGGACAACTCAATCCGAATCCAATAATGTCGGTTGGAATGTTTATCGTTCCCATAATAGTAATTTGAATGAATCATTTCAAGTTAATTCAATCTTGATTGCAGGAGCAGGAACATCATTCGAACCAACGGAATATACTTTTATCGACGAAAATGATGTTGAAACAAATTCTACTTATTTCTATTGGATAGAAAATCGTGATGCTTCCGGAAATACAAATACACACGGACCAATATCCTTAACTATCCCAAATGGTGAAAATGAAAATCCGGATGCTCCGGATATAGAAATATACAGCATCTACAATTATCCGAATCCATTCTCTCATAACACCGAGATCGGATTTTCAATGAAAGAAGCAGGAAATCTCGAAGTTACAATCTACAATTCCAAAGGTCAAATGATAAAGAATTTATACAAAGGTCATTACGCTCAAGAGAACTTTAGA
Encoded here:
- a CDS encoding T9SS type A sorting domain-containing protein — encoded protein: MKKSMMLVCLVVLVSLLLSDWDPGDGHKMHYPQLPDPNGWDVELLCDYISLADDWQCSETGPVDDIHLWISWEQDDVQTISFVSLAIYSDMPAPGQFGYSQPDEYLWGENFFVGDFTVRGPYFGDQGWFDPVENQAVRPDHQQYFQINIENISNPFTQIEGNIYWLNICINPIGVGWKSSLDTWNDTAVYWDNTYSRWMQLTTPEPYNEYLDLAFVIGGEPPTPVELSSFTAFYHDGTPTLNWTTQSESNNVGWNVYRSHNSNLNESFQVNSILIAGAGTSFEPTEYTFIDENDVETNSTYFYWIENRDASGNTNTHGPISLTIPNGENENPDAPDIEIYSIYNYPNPFSHNTEIGFSMKEAGNLEVTIYNSKGQMIKNLYKGHYAQENFRTSWDGEDSDGRKVSSGIYMYVIQTDKNTYSGKMILIK